The following are encoded together in the Flavihumibacter fluvii genome:
- a CDS encoding TonB-dependent receptor — protein MVTLLLVISASQVLAQTTGILSGTITDKNSLLPLPGSSITLENSKIGTIADSTGHFRLTGIPTNSYTITVSQVGYKTITRYNVVIGSGNEQVISFEMEPDGILLNTVIVSSRRRTVRAASIETPLSVQKLTTEEIKSNPGGNFDISRVIQSLPGVGGTAGSVGGFRNDIIIRGGAPNENVYYLDGIEVPIINHFATQGSAGGPTGILNVSFIEEVKLSSSAFEARYDNAISSVFQFKQKTGNSFRTQGNLRLSATEFAAMLEGPLSQKKNITYLASIRRSYLQFLFSAFDLPIRPNYWDFQTKVNYPINKKLNLSLIGIGAIDEFSFTAPKEASPEKLYVINSNPSINQNSYTVGVSLRKTIPKGFWNLSLSRNYLNNELDKFEDNNQPEESERILAIRSKEIENKLRFDITQNILKWKLAFGAMAQLVSYDNSTFNVIRKELIDENGAIIQPEELVNFISPFEPMLKMGVFAQASRRFLDNRLGFSAGLRIDRNDFTDDGRSFIKTLSPRASMSYSLSDHWTANISAGRYFKIPPYTILGFADNNGVPVNKSVQYLRSDHLTGGLEYLPSESTRFTLEGFYKKYANVPVSQRNGISLSNLGGDFNVLGNEAVNTTGKGTTYGFEFFAQQKLTKRFFGMLSYTFFSSRYSGNDQQLVPSAWDNKHLLSLTWGYKFNRNWELGLKFRFQGGAPYTPFDEEASRTNYLSQGTGILNYAQLNTLRLTAFNASDVRIDKKWNFRQLTLDVFLDVTNWYGASSPAYPQYTFRRNADNTDFLTTDGQPVKPDGSNAIPYLLTNDDPSVVPTIGFIIEF, from the coding sequence TTGGTAACTCTACTGTTGGTTATTTCCGCCAGCCAGGTATTGGCGCAAACCACCGGCATCCTATCTGGAACAATTACCGATAAGAACTCTTTGCTACCACTTCCGGGAAGCAGCATCACCCTGGAAAATAGTAAAATCGGGACAATTGCTGACAGTACCGGACATTTCAGGCTTACGGGCATTCCAACAAATTCATATACCATCACTGTATCGCAGGTTGGCTACAAAACAATTACCCGGTATAATGTGGTAATCGGTTCAGGCAATGAACAAGTGATTAGTTTTGAAATGGAACCAGACGGTATATTGCTTAATACCGTAATTGTAAGTTCCAGGAGAAGAACTGTTAGGGCAGCATCAATCGAAACCCCGCTTTCGGTGCAAAAATTAACTACCGAAGAAATAAAATCCAATCCGGGCGGAAATTTTGATATTAGCAGGGTGATCCAATCCCTTCCTGGTGTTGGTGGAACTGCCGGTTCAGTAGGAGGCTTCCGAAATGATATTATCATACGCGGCGGGGCTCCAAATGAAAATGTGTATTACCTCGACGGAATTGAGGTTCCAATAATCAATCATTTTGCCACCCAGGGTAGTGCAGGTGGGCCTACAGGCATATTAAATGTATCCTTTATTGAAGAAGTCAAACTAAGTTCGTCTGCATTTGAAGCACGTTACGACAATGCCATTTCTTCAGTCTTCCAGTTCAAACAAAAAACAGGTAATTCATTCAGAACCCAGGGTAACTTGCGGTTAAGTGCAACCGAATTTGCGGCAATGCTTGAAGGGCCGCTTAGTCAAAAGAAAAATATCACCTACCTGGCATCTATCCGGCGCTCTTACCTGCAATTCCTATTCAGTGCATTTGACCTTCCTATACGGCCCAATTACTGGGACTTTCAAACCAAGGTCAATTACCCGATCAATAAAAAACTCAACCTGAGCTTAATCGGAATTGGTGCTATAGACGAATTCAGTTTTACGGCCCCCAAAGAAGCCAGCCCGGAAAAACTTTATGTCATTAATTCCAACCCGTCCATCAACCAGAACAGTTATACAGTTGGGGTTTCATTAAGAAAGACTATCCCCAAAGGTTTCTGGAATCTTTCCCTCAGCCGGAATTATCTCAATAATGAATTAGACAAGTTTGAAGATAATAACCAACCTGAAGAATCGGAAAGAATCCTGGCCATCAGGTCGAAAGAAATTGAGAACAAACTACGGTTCGATATAACCCAAAATATCCTGAAATGGAAACTCGCCTTTGGCGCTATGGCACAACTGGTGAGTTATGACAACAGCACTTTTAATGTAATCCGCAAGGAATTGATTGATGAAAATGGCGCAATTATACAACCGGAGGAATTGGTAAATTTTATTTCGCCATTTGAACCGATGCTGAAAATGGGTGTGTTTGCCCAGGCAAGCAGGCGCTTTTTGGATAACCGGTTAGGGTTTAGTGCCGGGTTAAGGATCGACCGTAACGATTTTACCGATGATGGCCGGAGTTTTATAAAAACATTATCGCCAAGAGCTTCCATGTCCTACAGCCTGTCTGATCACTGGACAGCCAATATTTCAGCAGGCCGGTATTTTAAAATTCCTCCTTATACCATTTTGGGGTTTGCCGATAATAATGGTGTTCCTGTCAACAAATCGGTACAATACCTCCGCAGCGATCACCTGACAGGGGGTCTCGAATACCTGCCATCTGAATCTACACGCTTTACCCTGGAAGGTTTTTATAAGAAATATGCCAACGTACCGGTATCACAAAGAAATGGCATTTCATTATCGAACCTGGGCGGTGATTTTAATGTCCTGGGCAATGAAGCCGTTAATACAACGGGAAAAGGGACTACTTATGGTTTCGAATTCTTTGCACAGCAAAAATTAACGAAGCGTTTTTTCGGTATGCTTTCTTATACCTTTTTCAGCAGCCGGTATAGTGGGAATGACCAGCAATTGGTTCCCTCTGCCTGGGACAATAAGCACCTTTTGAGCCTTACCTGGGGGTATAAATTTAACCGCAACTGGGAATTGGGCTTAAAATTCCGGTTTCAGGGTGGGGCTCCATATACACCTTTTGACGAAGAGGCTTCAAGAACCAACTATTTATCGCAGGGTACAGGTATACTCAATTATGCACAACTCAACACCTTAAGGTTAACTGCATTTAATGCAAGCGATGTAAGAATTGATAAAAAATGGAATTTCAGGCAACTTACACTGGATGTATTCCTGGATGTTACTAATTGGTATGGAGCTTCATCACCAGCTTATCCCCAATATACTTTTAGAAGGAATGCAGATAATACCGATTTTCTCACAACAGACGGGCAACCTGTAAAACCCGATGGAAGCAATGCTATACCCTACCTGCTTACCAACGATGATCCAAGTGTAGTTCCCACTATTGGATTTATCATCGAGTTTTAG
- a CDS encoding DMT family transporter: MKTAFLRLHLAVFLAGFTGILGRLITLNEGLLVWYRLMFSAITLWFLFGLKGRLQKISLHTIAQITGVGFIAALHWVTFYGAIKYANVSVALVCFSAIGFFTAIVEPLILRKKPVIPEILLGLLMMAGIYIIFHFDVRYKTGIIIGMISALLAAIFPVLNRQLLKRVNVETITTYELSGGFLTLTLLLPFYLQRFPADHFWPNLSDFGWLLFLAWFCTVWAFQLSAYALKYISAFTVNLSYNLEPVYGILLAFLVYKENKYLGWNFYMGVAIILLAVSLQMLRVYKAKTR; encoded by the coding sequence ATGAAAACAGCATTTCTTCGATTACACCTCGCCGTTTTTCTGGCTGGTTTTACCGGGATACTCGGCCGGTTAATTACGCTTAATGAAGGTTTATTGGTTTGGTATCGTTTAATGTTCAGCGCCATTACACTTTGGTTCCTTTTCGGATTGAAAGGCCGGCTTCAGAAAATCTCCTTGCATACAATTGCCCAAATTACGGGTGTCGGTTTTATCGCTGCGCTCCATTGGGTTACATTCTATGGTGCAATTAAATATGCCAATGTTTCAGTTGCACTGGTTTGTTTTTCAGCCATCGGATTTTTTACGGCTATTGTTGAGCCGCTAATCTTGCGGAAGAAACCGGTGATCCCGGAAATTTTATTGGGGCTGTTAATGATGGCTGGCATTTACATTATTTTCCATTTTGACGTAAGGTATAAAACCGGTATTATCATCGGAATGATTTCGGCTTTACTGGCTGCCATTTTTCCGGTGTTAAACCGCCAGTTGCTGAAACGTGTGAATGTTGAAACAATAACTACGTATGAGTTAAGTGGCGGATTCCTGACATTAACACTGCTATTGCCTTTTTACCTGCAGCGGTTTCCTGCAGACCATTTTTGGCCAAATCTTTCTGATTTTGGCTGGTTATTGTTCCTGGCATGGTTCTGCACCGTATGGGCTTTTCAATTATCGGCCTATGCCCTTAAATATATATCTGCCTTCACAGTAAACCTTAGTTATAACCTTGAGCCTGTTTATGGCATTCTGCTGGCATTCCTGGTTTATAAGGAAAATAAGTACCTGGGTTGGAATTTTTATATGGGAGTGGCTATAATTCTGTTGGCCGTTTCCCTCCAGATGCTGCGTGTTTACAAGGCTAAAACTCGATGA
- a CDS encoding polyprenol monophosphomannose synthase, with product MEKVVIIPTYNERENISNILHAIFGLGQGFHVLVIDDGSPDGTAAIVKELQTKFRDVLFLEERTGKLGLGTAYIHGFKWSISKGYNFIFEMDADFSHDPNDLQRLYEACKTGGADVAIGSRYVKGGGTVNWPWDRVALSKGGSIYTRMITWMPVKDTTAGFVCYRREVLEAINLDGIRFLGYAFQIEMKFASWKLGFKIKEVPIIFKDRKYGVSKMHKGIVKEGILGVLKLRWESIFKEYRVRIKNREGEEAAA from the coding sequence GTGGAAAAAGTAGTTATCATACCAACTTATAATGAGCGGGAAAATATCAGCAATATCCTGCATGCTATATTCGGCCTGGGGCAAGGGTTTCATGTATTGGTGATTGATGACGGATCGCCCGATGGAACTGCTGCAATCGTAAAGGAACTTCAAACCAAATTCAGGGATGTACTATTCCTGGAAGAAAGGACTGGTAAACTTGGGTTGGGTACAGCATATATCCATGGTTTTAAATGGTCCATTAGCAAGGGCTATAATTTTATTTTTGAGATGGATGCGGATTTTTCCCATGACCCCAATGACTTGCAGCGATTGTATGAAGCCTGCAAAACAGGTGGCGCAGATGTTGCTATAGGATCCCGCTATGTAAAAGGCGGGGGTACCGTAAACTGGCCATGGGACAGGGTTGCCTTATCCAAAGGAGGTAGTATCTATACCCGGATGATTACCTGGATGCCGGTGAAGGACACAACGGCCGGATTTGTTTGTTACCGCCGTGAAGTACTAGAGGCGATCAATCTTGATGGCATCCGTTTTCTTGGTTATGCTTTCCAGATAGAAATGAAATTTGCTTCATGGAAACTTGGATTTAAAATTAAGGAGGTCCCAATTATATTTAAGGACAGGAAATACGGCGTTTCAAAAATGCACAAAGGTATCGTTAAGGAAGGAATCCTGGGGGTACTTAAACTTCGCTGGGAAAGTATTTTCAAAGAATACAGGGTACGCATTAAAAACAGGGAAGGAGAGGAAGCGGCTGCATGA
- a CDS encoding 3'-5' exonuclease produces MPLQLQKPIAFIDLETTGTNLGTDRIVEIAIVKIAKDGSRQVKRKLINPEMPIPAGATDIHGITDDMVKDAPTFRQVANELKQFLDNCDLGGYNSNRFDIPLLVEEFLRTGLEFDMNSRRLLDVQRIFHMMEQRTLGAAYKFYCNKTLDGAHSAEVDAIATWEVLEAQLERYPQLGDNIDSIIKFIGDDQIVDFARRFIMSNGVEVFNFGKHKGKTVVEVLKSEPQYYDWMMKGDFPLHTKQKLTEILNRTLLKKN; encoded by the coding sequence ATGCCTTTACAACTACAGAAACCAATAGCTTTTATTGATCTTGAAACCACTGGAACTAACCTTGGAACTGACCGGATTGTTGAAATTGCAATTGTTAAAATTGCCAAAGACGGATCCCGACAGGTCAAAAGAAAGCTGATCAATCCGGAAATGCCTATCCCTGCCGGGGCAACCGATATCCATGGGATAACCGATGACATGGTTAAAGACGCGCCAACATTCCGCCAGGTTGCCAATGAATTAAAACAATTTCTTGATAATTGTGACCTGGGTGGGTATAATTCCAACCGTTTTGATATCCCCCTCCTGGTCGAAGAGTTTTTACGGACCGGATTGGAATTTGACATGAATTCGCGGCGCTTACTGGATGTACAGCGGATTTTCCACATGATGGAGCAGAGGACCCTGGGAGCAGCCTATAAGTTTTATTGTAATAAGACACTTGATGGGGCACACAGCGCTGAAGTGGATGCTATAGCCACCTGGGAAGTACTTGAGGCACAACTGGAAAGGTATCCGCAATTGGGCGATAATATCGATTCTATCATTAAGTTTATTGGCGATGACCAGATTGTCGATTTTGCGCGGAGGTTCATCATGAGCAACGGCGTGGAAGTTTTCAATTTCGGCAAGCATAAAGGCAAAACAGTGGTAGAAGTGCTGAAATCTGAACCTCAATATTACGATTGGATGATGAAAGGCGACTTCCCCCTGCATACAAAACAGAAGCTAACAGAGATACTTAACCGAACTTTACTGAAAAAAAACTGA
- the ytxJ gene encoding bacillithiol system redox-active protein YtxJ, translating to MQWIELKDPAQLVEIKGQSFAKPQVIFKHSTRCSISSMAKSRLERTETPTGIDFYYLDLIKYRQVSNLVAEEFKVWHESPQLMLIHNGECVYDESHSGINMEELVATIKS from the coding sequence ATGCAATGGATTGAATTAAAAGATCCGGCCCAATTAGTTGAGATTAAAGGCCAGTCTTTCGCAAAACCACAGGTCATTTTTAAACACAGCACCCGATGTTCTATCAGTTCCATGGCTAAATCAAGACTGGAAAGGACAGAAACTCCAACTGGCATAGACTTTTATTACCTCGATTTAATCAAATATCGCCAGGTTTCCAACCTGGTAGCAGAGGAATTTAAAGTTTGGCATGAATCTCCCCAATTGATGCTGATCCATAACGGTGAATGTGTATACGATGAAAGCCATTCTGGCATTAATATGGAGGAACTGGTCGCTACCATCAAAAGCTAA
- a CDS encoding DUF4448 domain-containing protein: MRKISIFLAIMLIGSGCSKKEQPDPVAEVFKTNPVLQPASPSFPGEVSGMADSYTKPGFIWLLQDKDNPAELLTISYNGERGPTVAVTNAENQDWEDMAIGPGPVAGKKYLYIADAGDNFAAFNKYFIYRFEEPAEGLIKTEPADKISFVYEDGLHHDSEAFLVDKDSKDIILVTKEIPSRVFVLDYPYTTTGTNIAKKAATLAQSTITGAAQSPDGKELLLRTYSSMYYWKRSIGQSIISTLQQTPKEIRVNSEPQGESVTFKTDNSGFFTFSENAGLPLQLNLYFYPRK, from the coding sequence ATGAGGAAAATAAGCATATTTCTGGCAATAATGCTGATCGGATCTGGCTGTTCTAAAAAAGAACAGCCAGATCCTGTTGCAGAGGTGTTTAAAACAAATCCTGTCCTTCAGCCTGCTTCGCCATCATTTCCGGGTGAAGTATCGGGGATGGCCGATAGTTATACGAAGCCGGGGTTCATCTGGTTATTGCAGGATAAAGACAATCCGGCAGAACTCCTGACCATTTCATATAATGGTGAGCGGGGACCAACGGTGGCCGTAACCAATGCTGAAAACCAGGATTGGGAGGATATGGCTATTGGACCAGGACCCGTTGCTGGTAAGAAATATTTATACATTGCTGATGCCGGGGATAATTTTGCGGCATTTAATAAGTATTTTATTTACCGGTTTGAAGAACCTGCCGAAGGTCTTATTAAAACCGAACCAGCAGACAAGATCAGTTTTGTATATGAAGATGGTTTGCACCACGATTCTGAAGCATTTCTGGTAGACAAGGATTCAAAAGATATCATTTTGGTTACAAAAGAAATACCATCCAGGGTATTTGTCCTCGATTATCCCTATACAACAACAGGAACTAATATCGCAAAAAAAGCAGCTACCCTGGCACAGTCTACGATAACCGGAGCAGCACAATCGCCGGATGGCAAAGAATTGTTATTAAGGACCTATTCATCCATGTATTACTGGAAAAGAAGCATAGGACAAAGCATTATTTCCACTTTGCAGCAAACTCCGAAAGAAATTCGGGTCAATAGTGAACCGCAGGGAGAATCAGTGACCTTCAAAACTGATAACAGTGGTTTTTTTACATTTAGTGAAAATGCCGGCCTGCCACTGCAATTGAACCTGTATTTCTATCCCCGTAAATAA